A window of Candidatus Aquicultor sp. contains these coding sequences:
- a CDS encoding HD-GYP domain-containing protein has translation MANTMNSDSFPKPELTRTLLYEFAEMIDATLLPQVSISSVGLKLALQTKPHMAEVLGELGTPITAETFAKAIVKVMAIDFGISIIDKVVSDTHIQLTVTKCPFVEPRSYMMCQAIESVLGGFSVMLFGYGKVAPSIHCDQLNEPCSLHLFLRDTDEARNYRGITYSKDSIALLRSESENSESELAEEQRQARRKLILGLFGYLALVLRDNPDDVQLSRSFVASLSTIPGITAAALYIRDAKGDNCSLAAQYGFPRSIIPLAKGIDATACTDLNLEAAVAINKSDTEWAKALRRHSIRALTTVKLDAKDRVMGILDIGWSTPTAITPEVSEALRAVCILLANAIDRTRVYNDLEKVHLGTVNLLCDLVGIVDEYVKGHAIRVATIAQAIARQMGLPEDQVELIYEASLAHDIGKVSIPPDILTKTEALTPEEFKIIKTHPGVAAELLAPSPALRKLVPTILCHHERLDGSGYPEGVTGDNIPLTARILAVADSYDAMTCKRAYRDAMSSDEAIAELQKHSGTKYDETAVETLIFALNYLDLGNLESNLLGSHAQG, from the coding sequence ATGGCCAACACGATGAATAGCGATAGCTTTCCAAAGCCGGAATTAACTAGAACATTATTGTATGAATTTGCGGAAATGATAGATGCGACATTGCTTCCACAAGTGTCGATATCGAGCGTTGGCTTGAAGCTCGCGTTGCAAACTAAACCGCATATGGCCGAGGTCTTAGGAGAACTGGGCACACCTATAACCGCAGAAACGTTTGCCAAAGCTATCGTAAAAGTCATGGCTATTGATTTTGGTATAAGCATAATTGATAAAGTAGTATCAGATACCCACATTCAGCTTACCGTCACTAAATGCCCGTTCGTCGAACCCCGCTCCTACATGATGTGCCAAGCAATCGAGAGCGTGCTTGGCGGCTTTTCAGTTATGCTCTTCGGTTATGGTAAGGTTGCACCGAGCATCCATTGTGATCAATTAAATGAGCCGTGTTCGCTTCATCTCTTTTTGCGGGATACTGATGAGGCTCGCAACTATCGAGGTATAACATATTCAAAAGACTCCATAGCCCTCCTCCGAAGCGAATCAGAGAACTCCGAAAGCGAACTGGCAGAAGAGCAACGTCAGGCTCGACGCAAACTAATTTTAGGACTGTTCGGTTACCTAGCACTCGTTTTGCGAGATAATCCAGATGATGTACAATTGTCTCGAAGTTTCGTAGCAAGCCTCTCTACTATTCCAGGCATTACAGCGGCAGCACTATATATTAGGGATGCAAAAGGGGATAATTGCTCGCTTGCAGCGCAATACGGCTTTCCCAGAAGCATTATACCATTAGCTAAAGGAATTGATGCGACAGCTTGTACAGACCTTAATCTAGAAGCTGCGGTAGCTATTAATAAATCCGATACCGAGTGGGCGAAGGCTCTTAGGCGCCATTCGATTCGCGCACTTACTACGGTGAAGCTTGACGCTAAAGATCGTGTTATGGGGATTTTGGATATAGGCTGGAGCACACCGACCGCTATAACTCCAGAGGTGAGTGAGGCTTTACGTGCGGTTTGTATCTTACTTGCTAACGCTATTGACAGAACCCGCGTATACAATGATCTTGAAAAAGTACATTTAGGTACAGTTAACCTTCTCTGCGACCTCGTAGGCATAGTCGATGAATATGTGAAAGGCCATGCTATACGCGTAGCAACCATCGCGCAGGCTATAGCACGTCAAATGGGATTACCCGAAGACCAAGTTGAGCTGATTTACGAAGCTAGCTTAGCTCACGATATTGGTAAGGTAAGTATTCCACCGGATATCTTAACAAAAACTGAAGCCCTGACCCCGGAAGAATTTAAGATTATCAAAACTCATCCTGGAGTTGCGGCAGAGCTGCTAGCGCCATCCCCCGCCCTCAGAAAGCTTGTGCCAACCATTTTATGTCACCATGAGCGACTTGATGGATCGGGCTACCCAGAAGGTGTGACTGGCGATAATATTCCTCTTACGGCACGCATTCTTGCAGTTGCAGATAGCTATGATGCAATGACATGCAAACGAGCATATCGCGATGCAATGTCATCGGATGAGGCAATTGCCGAGCTACAAAAACACTCCGGCACGAAATATGATGAGACAGCGGTTGAAACGTTGATATTTGCGCTCAACTACCTGGACCTAGGAAATCTTGAGTCTAATCTTCTTGGTAGCCATGCTCAAGGCTAG
- the sigH gene encoding RNA polymerase sporulation sigma factor SigH, whose amino-acid sequence MYVEAHQTRYFPGIALHSLTDSELVIAARQGNDVALEFLLDKYKNFVRLKARAYFLIGADWDDLVQEGMIGLYKAIRDYQDDRQASFRAFAELCITRQIITAIKTATRQKHLPLNSYVSLNRPVYFEDESDRMLMDLLSGVEIADPIDLVISGEEMQSITTSFGEILSDLEAQVLKLYIDGRSYQEIANDLNRHVKSIDNALQRVKRKIELHLKRREAKV is encoded by the coding sequence TTGTACGTCGAAGCACATCAAACGCGCTATTTCCCAGGCATCGCTCTCCATAGCTTAACAGATTCTGAACTTGTAATTGCCGCTAGGCAGGGTAACGACGTTGCGCTCGAATTCCTCCTCGATAAGTATAAAAACTTTGTGCGTCTGAAAGCGCGGGCATACTTCCTTATCGGCGCCGATTGGGACGATCTCGTCCAGGAGGGTATGATCGGCCTGTATAAAGCAATCCGCGATTATCAGGACGACAGGCAGGCGTCATTTAGAGCCTTTGCCGAGCTTTGCATCACGCGACAAATCATTACGGCGATAAAAACCGCAACCAGGCAAAAACACCTGCCGCTCAACTCATACGTCTCGCTCAACCGCCCGGTATATTTTGAAGACGAGTCGGACCGTATGCTCATGGATTTGCTCTCCGGTGTGGAGATTGCAGATCCGATTGACCTGGTTATCAGCGGGGAAGAGATGCAAAGCATCACGACGAGTTTTGGTGAGATTTTGAGCGACCTCGAAGCGCAGGTTCTCAAACTCTATATCGACGGGCGCTCTTACCAAGAAATCGCAAACGACCTTAATCGCCATGTTAAGTCAATAGATAACGCGCTGCAGAGAGTCAAACGCAAAATCGAGCTGCACCTGAAACGCAGAGAAGCAAAGGTATAG
- a CDS encoding BlaI/MecI/CopY family transcriptional regulator, with product MTKKTTRVRKNRVGVGSGLGELEADIMSVVWNIGSASVKDVFEELYPDKRLAYTTIMTVMSRLANKGVLKQDRSGTAYLYTPNVSQDDMAQVMINQVVDKVLGGNPVPALMFLLKKTTLTDVEIDRFLESLEQTNGELVNS from the coding sequence ATGACGAAGAAAACAACACGGGTCAGGAAAAACAGAGTAGGCGTCGGCTCTGGCCTTGGTGAGCTTGAAGCCGATATCATGAGCGTTGTGTGGAATATCGGAAGCGCATCGGTAAAAGACGTTTTCGAAGAGCTGTATCCGGATAAGAGGCTTGCCTACACAACGATTATGACGGTTATGAGTCGCCTCGCAAACAAAGGTGTCCTCAAACAAGACCGGAGCGGGACCGCTTATCTCTACACGCCTAATGTTAGCCAGGACGATATGGCCCAAGTTATGATTAACCAGGTAGTCGACAAAGTCCTTGGCGGCAATCCAGTGCCCGCGCTGATGTTCTTGCTTAAGAAAACAACCCTGACCGACGTGGAAATTGACAGATTTTTGGAATCGCTTGAGCAGACAAATGGCGAGCTGGTAAATAGCTAG
- the cysS gene encoding cysteine--tRNA ligase — MALKVYNTMTREKEEFIPRDAGKVGMYVCGPTVYNYIHIGNGRTYLSFDVIYRYLKYRGYAVAYVRNLTDVDDKIINKANAEGVTAAEVAERYSEAFREDTENLGIAVPTIVPKATEHIKEMIEIIEGLIDKGVAYEVDGDVYFEIGKFPEYGKLSHRDLEDMRAGERVEIDPRKHHPMDFALWKAAKPGEPSWASPWGRGRPGWHIECTAMSVKYLGTDFDIHGGGRDLIFPHHENELAQTEGYTGKNFVRYWLHGGMVNIGDEKMAKSLGNIILVRDLLKEHNPNMLRLLALGTHYRSPIDFGPEKLKEATAAYERFINARRSVTHFMNAHTVTVFPEKVDTVSRLETATTDAKDKFIESMDDDFNSAAALAALFDLVKEINTFIESYGGQVTLHAKDTLAKADEMLLELAMAVGLDLKLPEAADIAEKLPAAIYDLAADVLGTPMDNKSKSELLDEILIKRNQARKDKDWATSDKIRNSFTRMGIEIEDTPLGSRWKLK; from the coding sequence ATGGCCCTTAAGGTCTACAATACGATGACCAGGGAAAAAGAAGAATTTATTCCGCGCGATGCGGGCAAAGTCGGGATGTATGTCTGCGGTCCGACGGTGTACAACTACATTCACATCGGCAACGGCCGCACGTACCTGTCTTTCGATGTCATCTACCGCTACCTGAAGTATCGCGGATATGCTGTTGCCTACGTGCGCAATCTGACCGACGTCGACGACAAGATCATCAACAAGGCGAACGCCGAGGGCGTAACGGCCGCTGAGGTCGCCGAGCGATATTCCGAGGCGTTTCGCGAAGATACCGAGAATTTAGGAATCGCCGTACCGACAATTGTGCCGAAAGCAACCGAACACATCAAAGAGATGATCGAGATCATCGAGGGGCTTATCGACAAAGGGGTCGCCTATGAAGTCGACGGCGACGTCTATTTTGAGATCGGCAAATTCCCCGAGTACGGTAAGCTCTCGCACCGCGACCTTGAGGATATGCGTGCCGGTGAGCGCGTTGAGATCGATCCCAGGAAACATCACCCGATGGATTTTGCGCTCTGGAAAGCGGCAAAACCGGGCGAGCCGTCATGGGCGAGCCCGTGGGGCCGGGGAAGGCCAGGCTGGCATATTGAGTGCACCGCAATGTCGGTCAAATATTTAGGTACCGATTTTGATATTCACGGGGGCGGGCGCGATTTGATCTTCCCACACCACGAGAACGAGCTCGCGCAAACCGAAGGCTATACCGGTAAAAATTTCGTGCGCTACTGGCTGCACGGTGGCATGGTCAATATCGGTGATGAAAAAATGGCCAAGTCGCTCGGCAACATAATCCTCGTTCGGGATCTTCTTAAAGAACATAATCCAAATATGTTGCGGCTGCTCGCATTGGGCACGCACTACCGGAGCCCGATAGATTTCGGCCCCGAGAAGCTCAAAGAAGCCACTGCCGCTTACGAGCGTTTCATCAACGCGCGCCGGAGCGTTACTCATTTTATGAATGCGCATACGGTAACGGTATTTCCGGAAAAGGTTGACACAGTCAGCCGCCTTGAGACCGCTACGACGGACGCAAAAGATAAGTTCATCGAATCGATGGACGATGATTTTAACAGCGCAGCCGCACTCGCTGCGTTATTCGATTTGGTTAAAGAGATAAATACGTTTATAGAGAGTTACGGTGGCCAGGTGACCTTGCACGCCAAAGACACGCTCGCCAAAGCCGATGAAATGCTTCTTGAACTGGCAATGGCCGTCGGGCTCGATCTAAAGCTGCCGGAAGCAGCCGATATCGCCGAGAAGCTTCCCGCTGCGATTTACGATCTTGCCGCCGATGTTCTCGGTACACCGATGGACAATAAGTCGAAGAGCGAACTTCTCGATGAGATTCTTATCAAACGAAACCAGGCACGCAAAGATAAAGACTGGGCGACTTCGGATAAAATCCGAAACAGCTTTACTAGAATGGGGATTGAAATTGAAGACACTCCACTCGGATCGCGGTGGAAACTAAAATAA
- a CDS encoding NYN domain-containing protein, with protein MPRLLVVDGYNLIFATDRYRKWRESDLETARAKLIEDLATLKTASDYEIMLVFDAAKTNASSRNHADILGVDVWFTRAGETADQMIERFVFQSNFEGDIVVATSDYMQQKVVFRPGVLRKSARELTNDFETTEKELAVTSKKPGRFRLEERLDNAIRTALERMIGMK; from the coding sequence ATGCCGAGGCTTTTAGTTGTTGACGGCTATAATCTCATTTTTGCAACCGACCGGTATCGGAAATGGCGCGAAAGCGACCTCGAAACAGCCCGCGCTAAACTAATCGAAGACCTTGCTACGCTGAAAACCGCATCCGACTACGAGATTATGCTGGTATTCGATGCTGCCAAGACCAACGCGTCGAGCCGTAACCATGCAGATATTCTAGGTGTCGACGTGTGGTTTACCAGAGCGGGCGAGACCGCAGACCAGATGATCGAGCGATTTGTGTTTCAGAGTAATTTCGAAGGCGATATCGTTGTTGCAACATCCGACTACATGCAGCAAAAGGTTGTTTTTCGACCGGGTGTACTCAGAAAAAGCGCTCGCGAGCTCACCAATGATTTTGAAACCACGGAAAAAGAACTCGCAGTCACATCGAAAAAGCCCGGTAGGTTCCGCCTCGAAGAGCGGCTCGATAACGCCATCAGAACCGCCCTTGAACGCATGATTGGCATGAAGTAA
- the lysA gene encoding diaminopimelate decarboxylase yields MVLPITASINTKGHLEIGGCDTVELAKQYGTPLFIVDEQTIRSQCKSFTGAFGVKNANVEVIYASKAFSCIAMGQIAKQEGLGLDVAAGGELYKAVKAGFPMDRVYMHGNNKEPDEIALAIDNGVGHIVVDSFDELELLDRIAGEKNAVQPVLLRITPGIKPQTHSYIQTGQVDSKFGFGLQDGLALSAAKKAIDLEHVELKGIHAHIGSQIFELGSYSKAIEIIMAFVKQIKDETGLTINELNTGGGLGIKYRVADEPSTVEEYADVIVDGVTAEAKRLGLPMPKIMIEPGRAIVANAGVTVYTVGTIKEIPNIRTYVSVNGGMSDNLRPMLYDAVYEALLVNRAGDIPDTVVTVAGKHCESGDILIKDVTLPHPKTGDLLCTPATGAYGYVMANNYNGQPRPAVVLVNNGEAKVIIRRETFEDLVRLDESIE; encoded by the coding sequence TTGGTTTTACCGATTACGGCTTCGATAAATACAAAAGGTCACCTTGAAATAGGCGGATGCGATACCGTTGAGCTCGCAAAACAATACGGCACGCCGCTTTTTATTGTCGATGAGCAAACGATCAGAAGCCAATGTAAAAGCTTCACGGGCGCGTTCGGCGTGAAAAATGCCAATGTTGAAGTCATCTACGCGAGCAAGGCGTTTTCCTGCATCGCGATGGGCCAGATCGCTAAACAAGAAGGCCTCGGGCTTGATGTCGCGGCCGGCGGTGAGCTGTATAAAGCCGTAAAAGCCGGTTTTCCAATGGATAGGGTATATATGCACGGCAACAATAAAGAGCCGGATGAAATTGCACTCGCAATCGACAACGGCGTCGGCCATATCGTCGTCGACAGCTTTGATGAGCTTGAACTTTTAGATAGAATTGCCGGTGAGAAAAACGCGGTGCAACCGGTGCTCTTACGCATAACGCCCGGCATTAAACCGCAGACGCATAGCTACATACAGACAGGTCAGGTCGACAGCAAGTTCGGATTTGGTTTGCAGGACGGCTTGGCGCTGAGCGCGGCGAAAAAAGCGATTGATCTCGAGCATGTCGAGCTTAAAGGCATCCACGCGCATATCGGCTCGCAGATTTTCGAGCTTGGCTCGTATTCTAAGGCAATCGAAATCATCATGGCTTTTGTTAAGCAGATCAAAGATGAGACCGGCCTCACGATAAATGAACTTAACACGGGCGGCGGGCTCGGTATCAAATACCGGGTGGCCGACGAGCCTTCAACTGTTGAAGAATATGCCGATGTAATTGTTGACGGTGTTACAGCCGAAGCGAAAAGGCTCGGCCTGCCGATGCCGAAGATTATGATTGAACCCGGTAGGGCGATTGTGGCTAACGCCGGAGTTACTGTCTATACCGTGGGAACGATAAAAGAAATTCCGAATATCCGCACGTACGTATCGGTAAACGGCGGTATGTCGGATAATTTGCGCCCAATGCTCTATGACGCGGTCTATGAGGCGCTTCTTGTAAATAGGGCGGGGGATATACCGGATACCGTAGTTACCGTCGCGGGTAAGCATTGCGAATCCGGCGACATCCTGATAAAGGATGTCACGCTGCCGCACCCGAAAACCGGCGACCTGCTGTGTACACCGGCAACCGGAGCATACGGCTACGTGATGGCCAATAATTATAACGGCCAACCCCGGCCGGCGGTTGTGCTGGTAAACAACGGGGAAGCCAAGGTCATTATCAGGCGCGAGACGTTTGAAGACCTGGTTCGTCTCGACGAAAGTATCGAGTAA
- a CDS encoding trypsin-like peptidase domain-containing protein translates to MEYRTRRGYSLGAMIATVALASAILGGIIATMLVPLMYGSSPSSIFSGQPAISAKEIIKVNKDAVSPVTAVAKKMTPSVVNIRVGQNMHDKFHPDVVSGAGTGVIFSKDGYIITNNHVVSDAKNIYVTIGTEEVKGKLVAADKEVDLAVLKVDKTNLPAAEFGSTKHLQVGEIAVAIGSPFGFEKTVTSGIISALNRTVTVPEETSNDVTTYTNLIQTDAPINPGNSGGALGDAQGRVIGINTLIVSSSGVTEGVGFAIPVETAVSVARQLIKLGKASHPYIGIVGQNVDQGYVQDKKVGVQQGAYVIEIVKGGPAAKAGLKAKDIILSVDASPIDSMDDLIAEIRQKKVGDTLTLIYIRNGKREMAKLVLAEKPPR, encoded by the coding sequence GTGGAATATAGAACCAGGCGCGGGTACTCCCTTGGTGCAATGATCGCCACCGTCGCGCTCGCGAGCGCGATTCTCGGCGGTATTATTGCGACGATGCTCGTCCCGTTGATGTATGGCAGCTCACCGAGCAGCATATTTAGCGGTCAGCCGGCCATCAGCGCCAAAGAAATCATTAAAGTGAATAAAGATGCGGTCAGCCCGGTCACCGCTGTAGCTAAGAAGATGACACCGTCGGTGGTCAATATTCGTGTGGGACAGAACATGCATGATAAGTTCCATCCCGATGTGGTAAGCGGCGCCGGTACGGGCGTTATCTTTAGCAAAGACGGCTATATCATCACCAACAATCACGTCGTTTCCGATGCTAAGAATATCTACGTTACTATAGGAACAGAAGAAGTTAAAGGCAAGCTGGTCGCCGCGGATAAAGAAGTTGACCTTGCCGTTCTGAAGGTTGACAAGACCAACCTGCCGGCAGCTGAGTTCGGCTCGACAAAACACCTGCAGGTAGGCGAAATTGCGGTTGCCATCGGCAGCCCGTTCGGCTTTGAAAAAACCGTGACGTCGGGTATTATCAGCGCGCTGAACCGTACGGTGACCGTGCCGGAAGAGACGTCAAACGATGTGACGACCTATACCAATCTGATACAAACAGACGCCCCGATTAATCCCGGCAACAGCGGCGGTGCTCTCGGCGACGCGCAAGGCCGCGTTATCGGCATCAATACGCTTATCGTGTCAAGCAGCGGTGTTACCGAAGGAGTCGGTTTCGCGATTCCGGTCGAAACCGCGGTGAGCGTGGCGCGCCAGCTTATCAAGCTGGGAAAAGCGAGCCATCCGTATATCGGCATAGTCGGGCAAAACGTCGACCAGGGCTATGTGCAGGATAAAAAGGTAGGCGTCCAGCAGGGTGCTTACGTAATTGAGATTGTTAAAGGCGGGCCGGCGGCCAAGGCCGGCCTGAAAGCCAAGGATATCATCTTATCCGTCGACGCCTCTCCGATCGACAGCATGGATGACCTCATAGCCGAGATCCGGCAGAAAAAAGTGGGCGACACTCTCACGCTTATATATATCCGAAACGGTAAGCGTGAGATGGCCAAGCTTGTTCTTGCCGAGAAACCGCCGCGTTAG
- the rlmH gene encoding 23S rRNA (pseudouridine(1915)-N(3))-methyltransferase RlmH translates to MNIEIVAVGKIKEEYLRKGIDDYLKRLSRYAKLKVIEIADEDISQRMPAEVKAREARKLAKYISPSDSRYVIALDIQGHEATSEELAEKLESLMVAGKSTVTFVIGGALGLDESVLNAADFRLSFSRMTFTHQIARFILLEQVYRSFKIIKGEPYHY, encoded by the coding sequence TTGAACATCGAGATTGTCGCTGTTGGAAAAATAAAAGAAGAGTATCTGCGAAAAGGTATCGACGACTACCTGAAACGTCTCTCACGCTATGCCAAGCTTAAGGTAATCGAGATTGCCGATGAAGACATCAGCCAGCGAATGCCGGCGGAGGTAAAAGCCCGCGAAGCGCGAAAGCTCGCAAAATACATAAGCCCCTCAGACTCGCGTTACGTTATTGCGCTCGATATACAGGGGCATGAAGCCACCTCCGAAGAACTCGCAGAAAAATTAGAGTCGTTGATGGTTGCAGGGAAGAGTACCGTTACATTTGTGATCGGGGGCGCGCTTGGGCTCGACGAATCGGTGCTCAATGCGGCCGATTTCCGCTTGTCGTTTTCAAGAATGACATTTACCCACCAGATCGCCCGCTTTATCCTCCTCGAGCAGGTGTATCGCTCGTTTAAGATTATTAAAGGCGAGCCCTATCATTATTAA
- the argS gene encoding arginine--tRNA ligase, with protein MIKEKLTQLVTEALERAQRTGRLPIDELPPVVLEHPREKAHGDWATNAAMMLAKPAKMAPRAIADIIVESLGDTSRYFEKIEIAGPGFINFYLSNEWLYDVLRQIFDEGEKFGYSDRGAGQRVQVEFVSANPVGPMHIGHGRWAAVGDTLSNVLAANGYEVEREFYVNDYGNQMNIFAKSVAVRYAELLGQDIPFPEDGYHGEYIKDIAREIIVDEDDSYLGMAEAEREAIFKDRAYKQVLEHLKVTLEAMGVHFDTWFSERTLHESYAVEIAIAELRERGYVYDHEGAVWFKATEFGEEKDRVLIRANGEPTYFAADIAYHRNKLERGFNTLINIWGADHHGYIGRMKAAIQALGYPSDALEIIIGQLVNLLRGGEPVRMSKRTGEMVTLDELLEEVGRDAVRYFFLMRSTDSAVDFDIDLAKQQSNDNPVYYVQYAHARISSIVRFAEAEGVNLSGRINCGVLATEPELDLIRKLAEWPEILERAARQRAPHPLTAYAQELASTFHYFYTKCRVVSEDQELSTARMALCEATTTVLRSVLSILGVDAPERM; from the coding sequence ATGATTAAGGAAAAACTAACACAATTGGTAACCGAAGCCCTTGAACGGGCGCAACGAACTGGAAGATTGCCGATAGACGAGCTTCCTCCGGTCGTCCTCGAGCACCCTCGGGAGAAAGCCCACGGCGATTGGGCGACCAACGCGGCGATGATGCTGGCCAAACCTGCTAAAATGGCGCCGCGCGCTATCGCCGACATCATCGTTGAATCGCTTGGGGATACCAGCCGCTACTTTGAAAAAATCGAAATTGCGGGCCCCGGTTTTATTAACTTCTATCTAAGCAACGAATGGCTCTACGACGTGCTCCGGCAAATCTTTGACGAGGGCGAAAAGTTCGGTTACTCAGACCGCGGCGCCGGGCAGCGCGTCCAGGTGGAATTCGTCAGCGCCAACCCCGTCGGACCGATGCATATCGGGCACGGCCGGTGGGCGGCGGTCGGCGACACCCTCTCCAACGTGCTTGCCGCCAACGGCTATGAGGTCGAGCGCGAATTCTACGTCAATGATTACGGCAACCAGATGAACATCTTTGCGAAATCGGTTGCCGTGCGATACGCCGAGCTTCTAGGGCAAGACATCCCCTTCCCCGAAGACGGATACCATGGCGAGTATATTAAAGACATCGCCCGCGAGATCATCGTGGACGAAGACGACTCATACCTGGGGATGGCCGAAGCCGAACGCGAAGCAATTTTTAAAGATCGCGCATACAAGCAGGTGCTCGAACACCTTAAGGTTACGCTCGAAGCCATGGGTGTACACTTTGACACCTGGTTCAGCGAGCGCACGCTTCACGAATCGTATGCGGTCGAAATAGCTATTGCCGAGCTTCGCGAGCGCGGCTACGTCTACGATCATGAAGGCGCAGTATGGTTCAAGGCCACGGAATTTGGCGAAGAAAAAGACCGTGTTCTCATCCGGGCCAACGGCGAGCCCACTTATTTTGCCGCCGACATAGCGTATCACCGCAACAAGCTCGAGCGCGGTTTTAACACGCTCATTAACATCTGGGGCGCCGACCATCACGGCTATATCGGTCGTATGAAGGCTGCAATACAGGCACTTGGATACCCGTCGGATGCACTTGAAATTATCATCGGACAGCTTGTAAACTTGCTAAGGGGTGGTGAGCCTGTGCGCATGTCAAAACGCACCGGAGAGATGGTTACGCTAGACGAGCTGCTCGAAGAAGTCGGCCGCGATGCGGTGCGTTACTTCTTCCTGATGAGAAGCACGGATAGCGCGGTCGATTTCGATATCGATCTTGCAAAACAGCAATCGAACGACAACCCGGTATACTACGTCCAGTACGCGCACGCCAGGATTTCAAGTATCGTACGGTTTGCGGAGGCCGAGGGGGTCAATCTCTCGGGAAGAATAAATTGCGGTGTTCTCGCAACCGAGCCGGAGCTTGATCTTATCCGCAAGCTGGCTGAGTGGCCCGAAATTTTGGAGCGCGCAGCACGTCAACGTGCGCCGCACCCGTTGACGGCATACGCGCAAGAGCTCGCATCGACGTTTCATTACTTCTATACGAAGTGTCGTGTGGTCAGCGAAGATCAAGAGCTTTCAACCGCCAGGATGGCGTTGTGCGAGGCCACCACAACCGTGTTGAGGAGCGTTCTTTCGATACTCGGAGTTGACGCGCCAGAGAGAATGTAG
- the rlmB gene encoding 23S rRNA (guanosine(2251)-2'-O)-methyltransferase RlmB → MDTVEGRRPVYELLRSSRQVTRVLIAKNVKPSSAIKDIETLANKKGIRIDRVDGARLDEISQSRVHQGVIAQVEGYQYYSFADLAHSLDIGRNPVLLLLDGVTDPQNFGALIRTANAAGVAGIIVTKKRVAPVTAAVHKASAGATAYTKIAQVSNLVYTIEDLKEMGFWIVGTSDTANEYYFDADFKRPIAIVLGSEGKGISRLVAEKCDYLVAIPMKGEVASLNVSVAGAIVMYEALRQRME, encoded by the coding sequence ATGGATACTGTTGAGGGACGGCGCCCTGTATACGAGCTTTTACGAAGCTCACGCCAAGTCACCAGAGTCCTTATTGCTAAGAACGTTAAACCATCCAGCGCTATTAAAGATATTGAAACCCTGGCAAATAAGAAGGGTATCCGCATAGACAGGGTTGATGGCGCCCGGCTCGACGAAATCTCGCAGTCCCGGGTGCATCAAGGGGTAATCGCCCAGGTAGAAGGGTACCAGTATTACTCATTTGCCGATTTGGCGCACTCGCTTGATATCGGCCGGAACCCCGTATTGCTTCTTCTTGACGGTGTGACCGATCCGCAAAACTTCGGTGCGTTAATCAGAACCGCAAATGCCGCCGGCGTTGCGGGTATTATCGTGACCAAGAAGCGCGTCGCGCCGGTTACCGCAGCCGTTCATAAGGCATCCGCCGGTGCTACGGCATACACGAAAATCGCTCAGGTCAGTAACCTTGTATACACCATCGAAGACCTTAAAGAGATGGGGTTTTGGATTGTCGGAACGAGCGACACGGCAAACGAATACTATTTTGATGCCGATTTTAAACGGCCTATCGCAATCGTTCTAGGCAGCGAAGGGAAAGGGATTTCGCGCCTCGTAGCCGAGAAATGCGATTATCTTGTCGCGATACCGATGAAGGGTGAGGTTGCCTCTCTTAACGTCAGCGTCGCCGGGGCGATTGTAATGTATGAGGCGCTCAGGCAGCGCATGGAATAA